One Gottschalkia purinilytica DNA segment encodes these proteins:
- a CDS encoding DUF2922 domain-containing protein, translating to MASKKLNMVFRTAKGSRSTISIENVKDDVTEVEVKSAMDDILSRNVFATEKNGELASIVEAKIVSTDIVKLNVQ from the coding sequence ATGGCATCTAAAAAGTTAAATATGGTATTTAGAACAGCTAAAGGTTCAAGGTCAACTATTTCTATAGAAAATGTAAAAGATGATGTAACTGAAGTAGAGGTTAAATCTGCTATGGATGATATTTTATCTAGAAATGTATTTGCTACTGAAAAAAATGGAGAACTTGCATCTATTGTAGAAGCTAAAATAGTTTCAACTGATATAGTAAAATTAAATGTACAGTAG
- a CDS encoding YvrJ family protein: MNEFYNYISNLGFPIVVSIYLLVRIEGKLDELTNSINNLSKVLLLSKDDI; this comes from the coding sequence ATGAATGAATTTTATAACTATATATCAAATCTAGGATTTCCTATAGTCGTATCTATATATTTATTGGTACGAATAGAAGGAAAACTAGATGAATTAACAAATAGTATAAATAACTTGTCAAAAGTGTTATTATTATCTAAGGATGATATTTAG